A genomic stretch from Bordetella sp. N includes:
- a CDS encoding DUF2442 domain-containing protein: protein MRQARYVIKHVAVSRPQTLALTFADGYAAEVDLTEVIQSYPSLARLADPGLFSTVALDESSLGVIFAGEDALTMASDNLRALALEQAAEKPDLHSPNQHT from the coding sequence ATGAGACAAGCTCGTTATGTCATCAAGCACGTTGCGGTCAGCAGGCCGCAGACCCTGGCGCTGACCTTCGCGGACGGCTACGCGGCGGAGGTCGACCTGACCGAGGTCATCCAAAGCTATCCCAGCCTTGCACGCCTGGCTGACCCGGGACTTTTCTCGACCGTCGCGCTCGACGAATCGTCGCTCGGCGTCATTTTCGCCGGCGAGGACGCCTTGACGATGGCCAGCGATAACCTGCGCGCGCTCGCATTGGAACAAGCCGCGGAAAAACCCGACCTGCACAGCCCCAATCAGCATACTTAG
- a CDS encoding NAD-dependent succinate-semialdehyde dehydrogenase yields MSTKANLNIENTPIDLFIGGSWIHASSGNRIDVFNPSNEQRLASVADADEKDARAAVDAAEKAAPGWAATSPRKRSEVLSRCYELMVSDAENLAALISLENGKAISDARGEVAYAAEFFRWYAEEAVRINGEISISPSGLARTLVQYQPVGISLLITPWNFPAAMATRKIGPALAAGCTCILKPATETPLTAYAIAALLKKAGVPDGVVNVLTTSRSGKVCGSILEDPRVRKLSFTGSTEVGRILLRKAADSIINCSMELGGNAPFIVFEDADLDQAIEGAMIAKMRNGGEACTAANRFYVQRALVDEFTSRLASRMGALIVDDGVNTGTQCGPLVNRGAVNKVASLVDDAVAKGARVVTGGKAPERAGFFYLPTVLADVSPDAELLNEEIFGPVAPVVAFDTEAEAIRLANSTEYGLVAYVYTKDLARGMRVSEAIESGMIALNRGLVSDPAAPFGGVKQSGLGREGAHHGLLEFMEAKYISTNW; encoded by the coding sequence ATGTCTACCAAAGCCAACCTCAACATCGAAAACACCCCAATCGATCTTTTCATCGGTGGTTCCTGGATCCACGCGTCCTCGGGCAACCGTATCGATGTATTCAATCCGTCAAACGAGCAGCGCTTGGCGAGCGTCGCGGACGCCGACGAAAAAGACGCACGCGCTGCTGTGGATGCCGCGGAGAAAGCGGCGCCCGGCTGGGCAGCCACTTCGCCTCGAAAGCGTAGCGAAGTTCTGAGCCGATGTTATGAGCTGATGGTGAGTGATGCCGAAAATCTGGCGGCGCTTATCTCTCTTGAAAATGGCAAAGCAATTAGCGATGCGCGCGGCGAGGTGGCATATGCCGCCGAGTTCTTCCGCTGGTACGCTGAAGAAGCTGTACGCATCAATGGAGAGATCAGCATTTCTCCCTCCGGACTCGCTCGCACGCTCGTGCAGTATCAACCCGTCGGGATCTCGTTATTGATCACCCCCTGGAATTTTCCGGCAGCGATGGCTACGCGCAAGATAGGGCCAGCGCTCGCGGCTGGCTGCACTTGCATTCTTAAGCCAGCTACCGAGACACCGCTTACTGCATATGCAATTGCCGCATTGTTAAAAAAGGCTGGCGTTCCGGACGGCGTCGTGAATGTTCTGACCACATCGCGTTCAGGAAAAGTCTGCGGCTCGATATTGGAAGACCCCCGGGTGCGCAAGCTCTCATTTACGGGCTCTACAGAGGTAGGACGGATTCTCCTCAGAAAGGCAGCCGATTCGATCATCAATTGCTCTATGGAGCTCGGCGGCAACGCGCCATTCATTGTTTTCGAAGACGCTGACCTGGATCAGGCGATCGAAGGCGCGATGATTGCCAAGATGCGAAATGGCGGCGAGGCGTGCACCGCGGCCAATCGGTTCTACGTTCAGCGCGCCTTGGTCGACGAATTCACCTCCCGTCTGGCATCGAGGATGGGGGCACTGATAGTCGATGACGGTGTCAACACTGGAACCCAGTGCGGGCCTCTGGTCAACCGCGGCGCTGTCAACAAGGTAGCTTCACTGGTGGACGATGCGGTCGCAAAGGGTGCACGAGTCGTTACGGGCGGAAAAGCCCCGGAGCGTGCTGGATTCTTCTATCTTCCGACTGTGCTCGCAGACGTCAGCCCGGACGCCGAATTGCTGAATGAAGAAATTTTTGGTCCTGTCGCGCCTGTCGTCGCCTTTGACACGGAGGCGGAGGCAATTCGCCTGGCTAATTCAACCGAGTACGGCTTGGTCGCGTATGTCTATACCAAAGACCTCGCACGGGGCATGCGCGTTTCTGAAGCAATCGAGAGCGGGATGATTGCACTCAATCGAGGGCTTGTGTCCGATCCCGCGGCGCCGTTCGGAGGGGTCAAGCAGAGCGGGCTGGGACGGGAAGGTGCGCACCATGGACTGCTTGAGTTCATGGAGGCTAAGTATATTTCGACGAATTGGTAA
- a CDS encoding pyridoxal phosphate-dependent aminotransferase, with the protein MPKLSLRATAIRPSPTMAISARAAEMKRQGTDVIPFSLGEPDFHTPSNVKEAGIKAITSDFTKYTAADGYAPLKRAIAAKILQDNRVAFAPEQIVIGSGAKVILLASLLTIVDPGNEVIVPAPYWVTYPDHVEMAGGVPIIVACSETSGFKLTPELLRGALTKNTRAIIFNSPNNPSGAVYSGDEIRALAAVLKERPDVWILTDELYEHITFDGHRAPSFVETCPEMAEQIISVNGFSKGYVMTGWRLGFAAGPLEVIKSIGDLLSSMTGSPSSIAQAAGIEALAGDKAFMEENRRVFQERRDLVLERVGQIPGLDAIRPAGTFYVYINCAGWIGRKSSAGRALGKDVDVVAALLEEAEVAAVPGEVFGLSPFFRISIALEIDQIRKGLDRIQKFASGLR; encoded by the coding sequence ATGCCAAAACTATCTCTCCGCGCAACGGCCATCCGCCCCTCCCCCACGATGGCCATCTCGGCACGGGCGGCCGAAATGAAGCGTCAGGGAACAGACGTAATCCCCTTCAGCTTGGGCGAGCCCGACTTCCATACACCGAGCAATGTAAAAGAAGCTGGTATAAAAGCCATCACGAGCGATTTCACGAAATACACGGCCGCGGACGGATATGCACCGCTGAAGCGCGCCATCGCCGCCAAGATCCTGCAAGATAACCGCGTAGCTTTCGCCCCGGAACAGATCGTCATAGGAAGCGGCGCGAAAGTCATTCTGCTGGCGAGCTTGTTGACGATTGTCGACCCCGGCAACGAGGTCATCGTTCCTGCCCCCTATTGGGTCACTTATCCAGACCACGTGGAGATGGCCGGCGGGGTTCCGATCATCGTGGCGTGCTCGGAAACGTCTGGCTTCAAGTTGACGCCGGAATTGCTCCGTGGAGCGTTGACGAAAAACACACGCGCGATCATCTTCAATTCGCCGAACAACCCGTCCGGAGCGGTCTACTCTGGCGACGAAATACGCGCGCTTGCTGCCGTTCTGAAAGAACGTCCTGACGTTTGGATTCTGACCGACGAATTGTATGAGCACATCACGTTCGATGGCCACCGCGCTCCCTCGTTCGTCGAGACATGCCCTGAAATGGCCGAACAGATAATCTCGGTCAACGGATTCTCGAAAGGTTACGTCATGACCGGCTGGCGCCTGGGCTTTGCGGCAGGGCCACTCGAAGTCATCAAATCAATCGGAGACTTGCTTAGTTCGATGACTGGCTCGCCCAGTAGCATTGCCCAAGCAGCGGGTATCGAAGCGCTCGCCGGAGACAAAGCCTTTATGGAGGAAAATCGCCGGGTCTTCCAGGAACGGCGGGACCTGGTGCTGGAACGCGTCGGCCAGATTCCCGGGCTTGATGCCATTCGCCCTGCTGGCACTTTCTACGTTTACATAAATTGTGCCGGATGGATTGGGCGCAAAAGCTCCGCCGGCCGCGCCTTGGGCAAAGACGTAGACGTCGTCGCAGCACTTCTTGAAGAAGCTGAGGTCGCAGCAGTACCTGGGGAAGTGTTTGGACTAAGTCCTTTCTTTCGCATCTCTATCGCGCTTGAAATCGATCAGATCCGGAAAGGACTCGATCGAATTCAAAAATTCGCATCGGGGCTTCGGTAG
- the ychF gene encoding redox-regulated ATPase YchF produces MALQCGIVGLPNVGKSTLFNALTRAGIPAENYPFCTIEPNVGVVEVPDARLQKLAEIVSPERILSATVEFVDIAGLVAGASQGEGLGNQFLSHIRETDAIVNVVRCFEDPNVIHVAGKVDPIADIEVIETELALADLQTAEKALHRHNKTARSGDKEAQKLVGLLEKCIAQLNQAKPVRGLDFSPEDQALLKPMCFITSKPAMYVGNVSDDGFENNPLLDRLKELAAARNAPVVAICAAIESEIVDLDDADRVAFLADMGMEEPGLNRLIRAAFKLLGLQTYFTAGVKEVRAWTVAIGATAPQAAGVIHTDFERGFIRAQTIAYDDYIAFKGEQGAKEAGKMRAEGKEYIVQDGDVMNFLFNV; encoded by the coding sequence ATGGCTCTGCAATGCGGCATCGTCGGCCTGCCCAACGTCGGCAAATCGACGCTCTTTAATGCGCTGACCCGCGCCGGCATCCCCGCGGAAAACTACCCTTTCTGCACCATCGAACCCAACGTCGGCGTCGTGGAAGTGCCCGATGCGCGCCTGCAGAAGCTGGCTGAAATCGTATCGCCGGAGCGCATCCTGTCCGCCACGGTCGAGTTCGTCGACATCGCCGGCCTGGTCGCTGGCGCCAGCCAGGGTGAGGGCCTGGGCAACCAGTTCCTGTCGCACATCCGCGAAACCGACGCCATCGTCAACGTGGTGCGCTGCTTTGAAGATCCCAACGTGATTCACGTTGCCGGCAAAGTCGACCCCATCGCCGACATCGAAGTCATCGAAACCGAGCTGGCCCTGGCCGACCTGCAGACCGCCGAGAAGGCTTTGCATCGTCACAACAAGACCGCGCGTTCGGGTGACAAGGAAGCGCAGAAGCTGGTTGGTTTGCTGGAGAAGTGCATTGCCCAGTTGAACCAGGCCAAGCCCGTGCGCGGTCTGGACTTTTCGCCGGAAGACCAGGCGTTGCTGAAGCCCATGTGCTTCATCACGTCCAAGCCCGCGATGTATGTGGGCAACGTCAGCGATGATGGTTTCGAAAACAATCCTCTGCTGGATCGCCTGAAGGAACTTGCCGCCGCGCGCAATGCGCCGGTCGTGGCGATCTGCGCGGCCATCGAATCCGAGATCGTCGATCTGGATGATGCCGACCGTGTCGCGTTCCTGGCCGATATGGGCATGGAAGAGCCGGGTTTGAACCGTCTGATCCGCGCCGCGTTCAAGCTGCTTGGCTTGCAGACCTACTTCACTGCTGGCGTGAAGGAAGTCCGCGCCTGGACCGTCGCCATCGGCGCCACCGCCCCGCAAGCGGCCGGCGTGATCCACACCGACTTCGAACGCGGCTTCATCCGCGCCCAGACCATCGCCTACGACGACTACATCGCGTTCAAGGGCGAGCAGGGTGCGAAGGAAGCGGGGAAGATGCGGGCGGAAGGGAAGGAGTACATCGTGCAGGATGGCGATGTGATGAACTTCTTGTTTAACGTTTGA
- a CDS encoding transporter substrate-binding domain-containing protein: MNQINTQLGELAQGGVLRVGVVYAPSMSTFFVEVDEHGTPYGPTVDLGKALAAWAGCRVEFHAVPNSGELTDAVEAKEIDVAFMPMDDERKRRVAFGPSYFVIESTALVHETSNFQSTHDLNQKGVRVAGIANTTTIRNAARVLNAAEVIPVTSVEDAMSALQDDRVDAVVLSRDVLTVYEQKIPGSRVLDGTLHSTGIAVAVAKDRPVGLLAVSNFLERAKSSGFVRKIFDDAGFTLDPVAPSGM; the protein is encoded by the coding sequence ATGAACCAAATCAATACTCAGCTCGGAGAGTTGGCGCAGGGCGGTGTGCTTCGCGTCGGCGTTGTCTACGCTCCGTCGATGTCGACCTTCTTTGTGGAAGTAGACGAACACGGCACACCGTATGGCCCAACGGTCGATCTTGGCAAGGCATTGGCAGCGTGGGCAGGATGTCGTGTCGAATTCCATGCCGTGCCCAATTCTGGCGAGTTGACCGACGCTGTCGAAGCCAAGGAAATCGACGTTGCATTCATGCCGATGGACGACGAGAGGAAGCGGCGTGTCGCGTTTGGCCCTTCTTACTTCGTCATCGAGAGCACGGCACTTGTACACGAGACTTCCAATTTCCAGTCGACTCACGACCTCAACCAAAAAGGTGTTCGCGTTGCTGGAATCGCGAACACGACGACCATACGCAATGCCGCACGAGTACTCAACGCGGCAGAAGTCATCCCTGTGACCTCTGTGGAAGACGCAATGTCCGCACTCCAAGACGATCGAGTTGACGCTGTGGTTTTGTCGCGTGATGTTTTGACGGTGTACGAGCAAAAAATCCCGGGGAGCCGTGTCCTGGATGGCACGCTACACAGTACTGGTATCGCGGTGGCAGTCGCCAAAGACCGTCCCGTCGGCCTCCTCGCCGTCAGCAACTTTCTTGAACGCGCAAAGTCATCTGGGTTCGTCAGGAAAATATTTGACGATGCCGGATTCACATTGGACCCTGTCGCGCCTTCAGGCATGTAG
- a CDS encoding dicarboxylate/amino acid:cation symporter, with protein sequence MKNRLSGYIGISMVLGLVVGYLIHTLSADQATAASIAGYLSIVTDIFLRMIKMIIAPLIFATLVSGIAGIGGQGTVSRLAVRAVAWFLAASVISLALGVLLANLIQPGAGMGLVAKGGSLGSSLKTSSLNLHEFLTHVFPTSIFDALARNEALQIVVFALFFGAGLSFYHDDPRVEQLRRSLDGVVKVMLKVTQFVMKFAPIGVFTALATAVAVNGLDVVFTYGKLIGSFYLGLLLLWLIIILAGYAFLGKDVFRLLKAMRQPALIAFSTASSEAAYPLMTERLEQFGVRKEVVGFTLPFGYSFNLDGSMMYCTFAALFIAQAFGIELSIVQQITMLFVLLISSKGAAGVPRASVVVVAAVAPMFGLPAEGILLILGIDQILDMGRTVTNVIGNSVATASLGRLEGKVAPVQENLTTSRAQ encoded by the coding sequence GTGAAAAATCGACTCAGCGGATACATCGGTATAAGCATGGTTCTCGGCCTGGTCGTGGGGTATTTGATCCATACCTTATCCGCCGACCAAGCTACCGCCGCATCCATCGCGGGCTATCTTTCGATTGTGACCGACATCTTCTTGCGCATGATCAAAATGATCATTGCACCGCTGATCTTTGCGACATTGGTGTCAGGCATCGCCGGCATTGGCGGACAGGGCACGGTAAGCCGCCTTGCAGTGCGCGCAGTCGCCTGGTTCCTGGCCGCTTCAGTGATATCGCTCGCTCTCGGCGTCTTGCTGGCAAATCTGATCCAGCCCGGCGCCGGGATGGGGCTCGTAGCCAAAGGAGGAAGTCTGGGAAGCAGCCTTAAGACATCCAGCCTTAACCTGCACGAATTTCTTACGCATGTCTTCCCAACAAGCATCTTCGACGCCTTAGCGCGGAACGAGGCGCTTCAGATCGTGGTGTTCGCTTTGTTCTTCGGCGCAGGTCTGAGTTTTTATCACGATGATCCACGGGTCGAGCAGTTGCGACGATCACTGGATGGTGTCGTGAAGGTGATGCTGAAGGTCACGCAGTTTGTAATGAAGTTCGCTCCGATTGGCGTCTTTACCGCACTCGCGACGGCGGTCGCCGTTAACGGACTTGATGTTGTCTTCACCTATGGAAAGTTGATTGGCTCATTCTATCTAGGACTGCTCCTGCTCTGGCTGATCATCATCCTGGCCGGCTATGCGTTCCTGGGAAAAGATGTGTTCCGGCTGCTCAAAGCAATGCGCCAACCGGCCCTGATTGCGTTCTCTACGGCGAGTAGTGAAGCTGCCTATCCTTTGATGACCGAGAGGCTGGAGCAATTTGGCGTCAGAAAAGAAGTGGTCGGATTTACCTTGCCCTTTGGGTATTCGTTCAACCTCGACGGCTCGATGATGTACTGCACCTTCGCGGCACTCTTCATCGCTCAGGCATTCGGCATCGAGCTTTCGATTGTGCAACAGATCACCATGCTTTTCGTGCTTCTCATCAGCAGCAAAGGAGCGGCTGGTGTTCCACGCGCCTCGGTCGTCGTGGTTGCAGCGGTAGCTCCCATGTTTGGGCTTCCCGCGGAGGGCATCCTGCTGATCCTGGGCATCGATCAGATCCTCGATATGGGTCGCACCGTCACCAACGTAATCGGCAACAGCGTAGCGACTGCTTCGCTAGGACGGCTTGAGGGGAAAGTGGCGCCGGTTCAAGAGAACTTGACCACCAGCCGCGCGCAATAG
- a CDS encoding Ldh family oxidoreductase, translating into MAENLVDVAEATRVSIRALVNSGAPENHARTQAELLIEAELRGRASHGLLRLPRLIDRIRNGVANPETTGRAQWRGQAYLQVDGERGLGPVIAFAALDQICHRARETGIAVAAISNSNHLGMLALYAERVAMQGQVLFALTTSEALVHPWGGRMAMLGTNPVAIGVPAQPLPFVLDMATSLISMGQIHDYANRGAPLEPGWALDENGDPTLDAASARKGAIAPFGGPKGYALGLAFEVMVAALTSSALGTDVAGTLDAESVCNKGDVFVVVEPASQAIIGSISAYLQSLRDSAPTDPKRPVSVPGDRAHLARERNIARGISVADPVWQSINASANEAAPRRT; encoded by the coding sequence ATGGCTGAGAACCTGGTCGACGTCGCAGAGGCCACACGGGTCTCCATCCGTGCGCTGGTGAATTCCGGCGCGCCCGAAAATCACGCACGGACACAAGCAGAATTATTGATTGAAGCCGAACTTCGAGGTCGCGCGTCTCATGGCTTGCTTCGACTGCCACGCCTGATTGATCGAATTCGCAATGGAGTGGCCAACCCTGAAACCACGGGGCGCGCACAGTGGCGTGGCCAGGCGTATCTGCAGGTCGATGGTGAGCGAGGGCTGGGCCCGGTGATCGCCTTTGCGGCCCTCGATCAGATCTGTCATCGCGCTCGAGAAACGGGCATCGCCGTGGCTGCGATATCGAACAGCAACCACTTAGGCATGCTGGCCCTATACGCCGAACGCGTGGCGATGCAAGGCCAAGTACTTTTCGCACTGACCACCAGCGAGGCACTGGTGCACCCCTGGGGCGGGCGCATGGCGATGCTCGGAACCAATCCTGTTGCCATCGGCGTTCCAGCGCAGCCACTACCGTTTGTCCTCGATATGGCAACCAGTCTCATCTCGATGGGGCAGATTCATGACTACGCGAATCGAGGAGCACCGCTAGAGCCAGGTTGGGCACTGGACGAAAACGGAGATCCAACGCTCGATGCGGCCTCCGCGCGCAAAGGCGCGATCGCGCCGTTCGGAGGACCAAAAGGCTACGCGCTTGGGCTCGCCTTCGAGGTCATGGTCGCGGCCCTCACGTCATCCGCACTTGGCACGGACGTGGCCGGAACATTGGACGCTGAGAGCGTCTGTAATAAAGGCGATGTCTTTGTCGTCGTTGAGCCCGCATCGCAAGCCATCATTGGCAGCATCTCAGCGTATCTGCAGTCACTTCGCGACAGTGCTCCAACGGATCCAAAGCGACCGGTGAGCGTCCCAGGTGACCGCGCACACTTGGCTCGTGAAAGAAATATCGCTCGCGGGATCTCGGTCGCGGATCCTGTTTGGCAAAGTATCAATGCGTCCGCAAACGAAGCGGCCCCACGTCGAACCTAG
- a CDS encoding LysR substrate-binding domain-containing protein codes for MKSLDLDVLEMVIAVADTGSFISGAKQVHRSPSAVSMRIKALEESMQKPLFTRTTRRVLLTDEGERLLEYGRRMVEMREAAWASVVRPEVKGRVTIGVPDDYASSLLSPVLRRFALAHPHVELRVMGLPSSELAPLLKDNTLDLACLTRVKGIPGDLLRREPLVWVCGDRHREIWKERPLPIAVYASGSSARAFGISALQNAKIRFRMLFESAGVMGLVSMLEAGLAVAPMSRCSVPAHLIQLGEDEGLPKLPMLDVVLSRSSKSNRPPCEFLARALLNDLRS; via the coding sequence ATGAAATCCCTTGATCTCGATGTCCTCGAAATGGTGATCGCAGTTGCGGATACTGGATCGTTCATAAGCGGGGCTAAACAAGTCCATCGATCGCCTTCAGCCGTCAGCATGCGCATCAAAGCGTTGGAGGAATCGATGCAGAAGCCTCTGTTCACCCGTACGACGAGGCGCGTGCTTCTGACTGACGAGGGGGAGCGTTTGCTGGAATATGGGCGGCGAATGGTGGAGATGCGGGAAGCCGCCTGGGCTTCTGTCGTCCGACCCGAAGTCAAAGGACGAGTTACGATCGGCGTGCCGGATGACTATGCGTCGTCTTTGCTTTCACCCGTTCTGAGGCGGTTTGCACTCGCTCATCCGCATGTTGAGCTGCGGGTCATGGGCTTGCCGAGCAGTGAGCTCGCCCCTTTGTTAAAAGACAATACGCTTGATCTCGCGTGCCTGACTCGCGTCAAAGGTATCCCCGGTGATCTGCTCAGACGGGAGCCATTAGTATGGGTTTGCGGCGACAGGCATCGCGAGATTTGGAAAGAACGTCCATTGCCCATTGCGGTGTACGCTAGCGGTAGTAGCGCACGCGCGTTCGGCATATCTGCACTGCAGAATGCGAAGATCAGGTTTCGAATGCTGTTTGAAAGTGCCGGGGTAATGGGACTTGTAAGCATGCTGGAAGCGGGGCTAGCTGTAGCTCCCATGTCACGATGTAGCGTGCCCGCCCACCTTATTCAGCTTGGGGAGGATGAGGGGCTTCCCAAACTTCCAATGCTCGACGTCGTTTTGTCCAGAAGTTCCAAGTCCAATCGGCCTCCTTGTGAGTTTCTGGCGCGAGCGCTACTCAATGATTTGCGGTCCTAG
- a CDS encoding MFS transporter, translated as MRSKSASAQIGLLILATSIIQLANGFFGTFISLRIALEGFDGAMAGLVLSSYFAGFTVGALRCERIIGRIGHIRAYAAFAGMVVAATALMPLLQGPLAWSPLRAIIGFGCSGLFIATESWLNAKAEPTERGRIFSVYMLGTFLALALGQLLIGHADIDTSGPFNGIAALFAVALVLVSTTRADPPRKTMATKLPFTRLPRAAPVAVAGCAVSGFLSASFYSLVPAWMQGEGIARETIALFMLIAVLGGLAFQIPVGRLSDRFDRRLVLTILSAGFAVTAILVVNLPHSRAVILPAAAILGGFMSTLYPVCVANAHDQMPADQVVAVSGQLILISGIGSVLGPLAGTIVMAHLGIDGLFYFMAAIALLLACTAMAGRFLAKEPLHQERTFEILSPQAATLAHDQVDAL; from the coding sequence ATGCGATCGAAGTCGGCGAGCGCGCAGATCGGGCTGTTGATACTTGCGACCAGTATCATCCAGCTCGCCAACGGGTTCTTTGGCACCTTCATCTCCTTGCGCATCGCCCTTGAGGGCTTCGATGGCGCCATGGCCGGGCTGGTGCTCAGCAGCTACTTCGCCGGCTTCACCGTGGGGGCCTTGCGTTGCGAGCGGATCATCGGACGCATCGGGCACATCCGGGCCTATGCCGCTTTCGCGGGTATGGTCGTCGCGGCGACCGCATTGATGCCGCTGCTACAAGGGCCCCTGGCCTGGTCGCCCCTGCGCGCCATCATCGGCTTTGGCTGCTCCGGCCTGTTCATCGCCACGGAAAGCTGGCTCAACGCGAAGGCGGAACCCACGGAGCGCGGGCGGATATTCTCGGTCTACATGTTGGGCACGTTCCTCGCGCTGGCGCTGGGGCAACTGCTGATCGGCCATGCGGACATCGACACGTCTGGCCCCTTCAACGGGATCGCCGCTCTGTTCGCGGTCGCGCTCGTTCTGGTCAGCACCACGCGGGCCGACCCACCCCGCAAGACCATGGCCACGAAGTTGCCGTTCACGCGGCTGCCGCGCGCGGCACCGGTGGCGGTGGCCGGATGCGCGGTCAGCGGATTTCTCAGCGCCAGCTTCTATTCGCTGGTGCCCGCATGGATGCAGGGCGAAGGCATCGCGCGCGAGACGATCGCGCTGTTCATGCTGATTGCCGTGCTTGGCGGTCTCGCGTTCCAGATCCCGGTTGGCAGGCTATCGGACCGCTTCGATCGGCGCCTCGTGCTGACGATACTCAGTGCCGGCTTCGCGGTAACCGCGATCCTGGTCGTCAATCTGCCACACTCCCGCGCGGTCATCCTGCCCGCCGCCGCGATACTCGGCGGCTTCATGTCGACGCTCTATCCGGTCTGCGTCGCCAACGCCCACGACCAAATGCCCGCTGACCAGGTCGTCGCGGTAAGCGGCCAGCTCATATTGATCAGTGGCATAGGCTCCGTCCTTGGCCCGCTTGCTGGCACCATCGTCATGGCGCACCTCGGTATCGACGGGCTTTTCTACTTCATGGCCGCCATCGCACTGTTGCTGGCCTGCACCGCCATGGCCGGTCGCTTCCTGGCGAAGGAACCGCTGCACCAGGAGCGGACCTTCGAAATCCTGTCTCCGCAGGCCGCGACGCTCGCGCACGATCAGGTCGACGCTTTATAG
- a CDS encoding iron-containing alcohol dehydrogenase — MQASFGVMRAPRAVIFGEGQRRVLGKVLSHIGKRVLICTDKRFASSDTMLELLDNLAQHGLSVELFDETLAELPLSSITRCVQRVGNSLPQVVVGIGGGSCMDMAKLVSLLLTHEGPIDRFYGEFKVPGPVMPIVAVPTTAGTGSEVTPVAVLADDTRDLKVGISSPHLIPHTAICDPELTVTCPPGLTALSGADALTHAVEAFTAIAHAPTPELSQQRVFVGKNVLSDQFALSAIEDLFRYLPIAVKEGSDLIARSKVMKGALLAGLAFGSAGTSLAHAIQYPIGALTHTAHGLGVATLLPYVMGFNASACRPEFEAIGRAIGVIDEDRGGLGSQAIRQIQAMLAKIGIPSTLKDLGLQEEKIQWVAEQSMLAGRLINNNPRSVTAEDIGQLLRHAYHGNLLVHGNH; from the coding sequence ATGCAAGCATCCTTTGGCGTCATGCGCGCACCACGCGCGGTTATTTTTGGAGAGGGCCAACGGCGCGTACTTGGAAAAGTCCTATCCCACATCGGGAAGCGGGTATTGATTTGCACCGATAAGCGCTTCGCTTCCTCCGACACCATGCTTGAGTTACTGGATAACCTTGCGCAGCATGGACTTAGCGTCGAGCTATTTGACGAGACTCTCGCAGAGCTCCCGTTGAGCAGCATTACTCGCTGCGTTCAGCGTGTCGGAAACAGCCTGCCTCAGGTAGTCGTCGGTATCGGCGGCGGCAGCTGCATGGACATGGCGAAGCTGGTCAGTCTCCTTCTCACGCATGAAGGTCCAATTGATCGATTCTACGGAGAGTTCAAAGTTCCAGGCCCGGTTATGCCTATTGTTGCCGTTCCTACAACCGCGGGCACAGGATCTGAGGTGACGCCCGTGGCGGTGTTGGCGGACGACACCAGGGACCTGAAAGTCGGAATATCGAGCCCGCATCTAATTCCTCATACGGCAATTTGCGACCCGGAATTGACCGTAACCTGCCCCCCAGGCTTGACCGCTCTTTCGGGTGCAGACGCGCTTACCCATGCCGTCGAAGCATTTACCGCGATCGCACACGCTCCGACCCCCGAACTCTCGCAGCAGCGTGTATTTGTCGGGAAGAATGTCCTAAGTGACCAGTTTGCATTGAGCGCCATCGAGGACCTGTTCCGCTATCTGCCGATTGCGGTGAAGGAAGGATCAGACCTGATTGCACGGTCAAAGGTGATGAAAGGGGCGCTGCTTGCTGGCCTGGCCTTTGGAAGTGCTGGAACGTCGCTCGCACATGCCATTCAATACCCGATCGGCGCGCTGACTCATACCGCACATGGCTTAGGCGTTGCCACGCTGCTCCCTTACGTAATGGGATTCAACGCGTCGGCGTGCCGGCCCGAATTCGAGGCGATCGGACGAGCGATCGGCGTGATCGATGAAGACCGCGGCGGCTTGGGTAGTCAAGCGATACGTCAAATCCAGGCAATGCTGGCGAAGATTGGAATTCCGAGCACGCTTAAGGATTTGGGATTGCAGGAAGAGAAGATCCAATGGGTAGCCGAACAGTCGATGCTGGCTGGCCGATTGATCAACAACAATCCACGCTCGGTCACAGCGGAAGATATCGGCCAACTCTTGCGGCACGCTTACCACGGCAATCTTCTCGTTCACGGGAATCATTAA